The proteins below come from a single Rhizobium tropici CIAT 899 genomic window:
- a CDS encoding phosphoethanolamine transferase, with product MPRRQSLTNEKVAPGRQKFAPAIGSITLCLVATLYVLLVTNRMFWIKAYGYFIAEPAAFAAFVIGIYAAIMALFTFFSAKYVTKPVLIFFVLVASVSSWFNDQFGVIIDKEMIRNAAVSTGAESSHLITTRFITYVLLTGVLPSLVIVWIRIVHRPILKKLAYNTAVILACSAIFVAAGTTFYKTYAGIGRAHRDMMDTLNPVMPITSAVRYVIDAQRNANVVAEPLGTDARRVGTVDNGKPRVTIIVAGETARAQNFSLGGYAKMTNPELAKRNVVYFPNTSSCGTATATSIPCLFSVYTRQQYSHRKGLETENLLDVLTHAKVDVTWLDNDTGSYDVTNRVSYTFLPHSADPRFCQDGECKDEILVDKVDGWLDKVKGDSVLVLHQLGSHGPAYYQRYPDEFRRFQPDCRSNDFSSCSQEEITNAYDNTILYTDHIVSTVIDKLKQRSNSISGSVLYFSDHGESLGENGIYLHGTPYIIAPSQQTHVPMLVWMADDLAKAAGFDMACLAKRAAEGTYSHDNIFHSVLGMMDVSTKVYDPSLDVFATCRTPSKKLALK from the coding sequence ATGCCTCGGAGACAATCATTGACCAACGAAAAAGTAGCACCTGGCCGACAAAAATTCGCGCCAGCAATCGGCAGCATCACGCTATGCCTTGTAGCGACGCTTTATGTACTCCTTGTGACAAACCGGATGTTCTGGATCAAGGCGTACGGCTATTTCATCGCCGAGCCGGCCGCCTTTGCCGCTTTCGTCATTGGTATCTACGCGGCGATCATGGCGCTCTTCACGTTCTTCTCCGCCAAATACGTCACGAAGCCGGTTCTTATTTTCTTCGTGCTGGTGGCTTCGGTATCTTCCTGGTTCAACGACCAGTTCGGCGTCATTATCGACAAGGAGATGATCCGCAACGCGGCTGTTTCGACAGGCGCGGAAAGCAGCCATCTGATCACGACGCGCTTCATCACCTATGTTTTGCTGACGGGTGTCTTGCCGTCTCTGGTCATCGTGTGGATTCGGATCGTCCATCGCCCGATCCTCAAGAAGCTCGCTTACAATACCGCCGTCATCCTCGCCTGTTCGGCGATCTTCGTCGCCGCCGGAACGACATTCTACAAGACCTATGCCGGCATCGGCCGTGCCCACCGAGACATGATGGATACGCTCAATCCTGTGATGCCGATCACAAGCGCGGTGCGATACGTCATCGATGCGCAAAGAAATGCAAATGTCGTGGCTGAGCCACTAGGCACGGATGCCCGCAGGGTCGGCACCGTCGACAACGGCAAGCCGCGTGTGACAATCATCGTTGCCGGAGAGACGGCCCGCGCGCAGAACTTCTCGCTTGGCGGCTATGCCAAGATGACCAATCCGGAGCTGGCAAAGCGCAACGTCGTCTATTTCCCGAATACGAGCAGCTGCGGGACGGCGACGGCGACCTCGATACCCTGCCTGTTCTCGGTCTACACGCGCCAACAATATAGCCATCGCAAGGGTCTGGAGACGGAAAACCTGCTCGATGTACTGACCCACGCCAAGGTCGATGTGACCTGGCTCGACAACGACACAGGCAGCTACGACGTCACCAATCGCGTTTCATACACCTTCCTGCCGCACTCTGCCGATCCGCGCTTCTGCCAGGACGGCGAATGCAAGGACGAGATCCTCGTCGACAAGGTTGACGGCTGGTTGGACAAGGTGAAGGGCGACAGCGTACTGGTGCTGCACCAGCTCGGCAGCCATGGCCCGGCCTACTATCAGCGCTACCCCGACGAATTCCGCCGGTTCCAGCCGGATTGCCGCTCCAACGATTTCAGCTCCTGCTCGCAGGAGGAAATCACCAATGCCTATGACAACACGATCCTCTACACGGATCACATCGTCTCCACGGTCATCGACAAGCTGAAGCAGCGCTCGAACTCGATATCCGGCTCCGTGCTCTATTTCTCCGATCACGGCGAGTCGCTCGGCGAAAACGGCATCTATCTGCACGGCACGCCCTATATCATCGCGCCCTCACAGCAGACGCATGTGCCGATGCTGGTGTGGATGGCCGACGATCTGGCCAAGGCTGCCGGTTTCGATATGGCCTGCCTCGCCAAGCGCGCTGCCGAAGGCACCTACTCTCACGACAACATCTTCCACAGCGTTCTCGGCATGATGGACGTCTCGACGAAGGTCTATGATCCGAGCCTCGACGTGTTCGCCACCTGCCGGACGCCATCGAAAAAGCTGGCGTTGAAATGA
- a CDS encoding cupin domain-containing protein: MVALKKVNLTKAFAAFDETWSPRVGGDVNDFQIKLVKLEGAFHWHHHEEEDELFLVVKGTLRMKLREENGGDVVLGPGEYIIVPHGVEHCPVAEPTCEVVLFERNTTLNTGNVENERTIREPKRL; encoded by the coding sequence ATGGTCGCACTGAAAAAGGTCAATCTTACCAAAGCTTTTGCAGCTTTCGATGAGACGTGGAGCCCGCGCGTCGGCGGCGACGTCAATGATTTCCAGATCAAGCTCGTGAAGCTGGAAGGCGCATTCCATTGGCACCATCATGAGGAAGAGGACGAGCTCTTCCTGGTCGTCAAAGGCACGCTGCGGATGAAGCTGCGCGAGGAAAACGGCGGGGATGTCGTCCTCGGGCCGGGCGAATACATCATTGTTCCGCATGGGGTGGAACATTGCCCGGTCGCCGAGCCGACCTGCGAAGTCGTGCTGTTCGAGCGCAATACGACGCTCAATACCGGCAATGTCGAAAATGAGCGGACGATCCGCGAACCCAAGCGTCTTTGA
- a CDS encoding LLM class flavin-dependent oxidoreductase — protein sequence MTTNNVEFGLDTFGDVTFDGNGAPLPHAQVLRNVVEEGVLADQFGIDFFGIGEHHREDFAVSSPETILAAIASRTSKIHLGSAVTVLSSDDPIRVFQRFSSLNAVSNGRAEVILGRGSFTESFPLFGFELSQYEQLFEEKLDLFAALLKNEPVNWEGSIRPPLRNQKVFPTIESGQLKTWIGVGGSPESVVRAAHYDLPLMLAIIGGSPYRFQPYVDLYHRAYEQLGKPVQPIGIHSPGYIAETDEQAREELWPCYKAMRDRIGRERGWPPMTRAEFDNEIEKGSLYVGSPETVAAKLAPVVKTLGISRFQLKYSAGALGHEKMLRCIELYGRKVIPAVRAALAE from the coding sequence ATGACGACAAACAATGTCGAATTCGGCCTGGATACTTTCGGCGACGTCACATTCGATGGCAACGGCGCGCCGCTGCCGCATGCACAGGTGCTGCGCAATGTCGTCGAGGAAGGCGTACTGGCCGACCAGTTCGGAATAGACTTCTTCGGCATCGGCGAGCATCACCGCGAGGATTTCGCGGTCTCCTCGCCCGAAACGATCCTGGCCGCTATTGCCAGCCGCACATCGAAAATCCATCTCGGTTCGGCGGTAACGGTACTGAGCTCGGATGACCCGATCCGCGTGTTCCAGCGCTTCTCCAGCCTGAACGCTGTTTCGAACGGTCGGGCCGAGGTCATTCTCGGCCGCGGCTCGTTTACGGAATCCTTCCCGCTGTTCGGCTTCGAGCTGTCGCAATACGAGCAGCTCTTCGAGGAAAAGCTGGATCTGTTCGCAGCTCTCCTTAAAAACGAGCCTGTAAACTGGGAGGGCAGCATCCGCCCGCCGCTGCGCAACCAGAAGGTCTTCCCGACCATCGAAAGCGGCCAGCTGAAGACCTGGATCGGCGTCGGCGGCAGCCCGGAATCGGTAGTGCGCGCCGCTCACTACGATCTGCCGCTGATGCTGGCGATCATCGGCGGAAGCCCCTATCGCTTCCAGCCCTATGTCGACCTCTATCACCGCGCCTATGAGCAGCTCGGCAAGCCCGTGCAGCCGATCGGTATCCATTCGCCGGGCTATATCGCCGAAACGGACGAACAGGCGCGCGAGGAACTGTGGCCTTGCTACAAGGCGATGCGCGACCGCATCGGCCGCGAGCGCGGCTGGCCGCCCATGACACGCGCTGAGTTCGACAATGAGATCGAAAAGGGTTCCCTCTATGTCGGCTCGCCGGAAACGGTCGCCGCCAAGCTAGCTCCAGTGGTCAAGACACTCGGCATCAGCCGCTTCCAGCTGAAATACAGCGCCGGCGCACTCGGCCATGAAAAGATGCTGCGTTGTATCGAACTCTACGGCCGAAAGGTGATCCCGGCCGTGCGCGCAGCTTTGGCGGAATAG
- a CDS encoding MurR/RpiR family transcriptional regulator — protein MAETTQNPRTFEDRVLNVIETLAPAEQRIARFFVDQKQAVLLNSAAQIAQLAGTSDATVVRTARNLGFESLSTLRAALLEELTGTPSPGTRMQRTLAETGSQASDALHHVIRIHEQALEVLLREEFAASFERCVDILAKAERRHVFGIGPSGAIADYASLQFNRIGLPTSALSASGIALADRLLWIGKGDVVLMIAYAPLYREVDVLLEQAGKHGIPVILISDDLGLSLAGKVAEVLPVPRGNAGHLAMHAGTMVLVESLIVALAAKGKDVAIDSLDRLSQLRGAIDKTWSKRGTRKRK, from the coding sequence ATGGCAGAAACGACGCAGAACCCTCGCACTTTCGAAGACCGCGTTCTCAATGTGATCGAGACACTTGCACCCGCAGAGCAGCGCATCGCCCGCTTTTTCGTCGATCAGAAGCAGGCTGTTCTGTTGAATTCGGCCGCCCAGATCGCACAACTCGCCGGTACCAGCGACGCCACGGTCGTCCGCACGGCGCGCAACCTCGGCTTCGAAAGCCTGTCGACGCTGCGGGCCGCCCTGCTTGAGGAGCTGACCGGTACGCCATCTCCTGGAACGCGGATGCAACGCACACTGGCTGAAACCGGCAGCCAGGCCAGCGACGCGCTTCACCATGTTATCCGGATACACGAGCAGGCTTTGGAGGTTCTGCTGCGCGAGGAATTCGCCGCAAGCTTCGAACGCTGTGTCGATATTCTTGCAAAGGCAGAGCGACGTCATGTCTTCGGCATCGGCCCCTCGGGCGCCATTGCGGACTATGCCAGCCTGCAGTTCAATCGCATCGGCCTGCCGACCAGTGCGCTCTCGGCCTCCGGCATCGCGCTCGCCGATCGCCTGCTCTGGATCGGCAAGGGTGACGTGGTGCTGATGATCGCCTATGCGCCACTCTACCGCGAAGTCGATGTGCTGCTCGAGCAGGCCGGTAAACATGGCATTCCCGTCATTTTGATCAGCGACGATCTCGGCCTATCGCTTGCCGGCAAGGTGGCTGAAGTCCTACCAGTGCCGCGCGGCAATGCCGGCCACCTCGCCATGCATGCGGGCACGATGGTGCTGGTCGAATCCCTGATCGTCGCACTCGCCGCCAAGGGGAAGGACGTCGCCATCGACAGCCTTGACCGGCTCAGCCAGCTGCGCGGCGCCATCGACAAGACATGGAGCAAGCGCGGCACGAGGAAACGCAAGTGA
- a CDS encoding COG4280 domain-containing protein produces MNSLTPILSTVTASFLGSFVEVVEAFTIVLAVGVTRSWRPALTGAALALAVLAVLVLIFGPLLALIPIETLQFVVGVLLILFGMRWLRKAILRSLGVIALHDEEAAFSKETAALQAQSTDRRADYLAGLAAFKAVLLEGVEVVFIVIAVGGAHGLTLYAGLGALAAFVLVMLIGLLVHRPLSTVPENTLKFAVGLMLTSFGIFWTGEGIGAHWPGEDLALIAIFAIVSLASYAIIRAMRGNPTAKAAQ; encoded by the coding sequence ATGAACAGCCTCACGCCCATTCTCTCCACCGTGACGGCATCTTTCCTCGGCTCCTTTGTCGAAGTCGTGGAAGCCTTCACTATCGTCCTTGCCGTCGGCGTCACGCGAAGCTGGCGCCCGGCCCTCACGGGTGCCGCGCTCGCCCTTGCAGTGCTGGCCGTCCTCGTCCTCATCTTCGGACCGCTGCTGGCGCTGATCCCGATTGAGACGCTGCAATTCGTCGTCGGCGTTCTGCTGATCCTCTTCGGCATGCGCTGGCTGCGAAAAGCCATCCTCCGCTCGCTCGGCGTCATCGCCCTGCACGACGAGGAAGCGGCCTTCTCGAAGGAGACGGCCGCCCTGCAGGCGCAGTCAACCGATCGCCGGGCCGATTATCTCGCCGGCCTTGCCGCGTTCAAGGCGGTGCTGCTCGAAGGTGTCGAAGTGGTATTCATCGTGATTGCCGTCGGCGGTGCCCATGGCCTCACGCTCTATGCCGGCCTCGGCGCCCTTGCCGCCTTCGTGCTGGTCATGCTGATCGGGCTGCTGGTCCATCGCCCGCTCTCGACCGTGCCCGAAAATACCCTGAAATTCGCCGTTGGCCTCATGCTGACAAGCTTCGGCATCTTCTGGACGGGTGAAGGCATCGGCGCGCATTGGCCGGGCGAGGATCTCGCGCTGATCGCCATCTTCGCGATCGTCTCGCTTGCCTCCTACGCCATCATCCGCGCCATGCGCGGCAACCCAACAGCAAAGGCAGCCCAATGA
- a CDS encoding histidine phosphatase family protein produces the protein MSSAYPEVYLVRHGQTEWSLSGRHTGRTDIPLTAAGEEAARKLTGRLPAIDFAAVWSSPSQRAQNTCALAGFGDRRVVKDDLAEWDYGAYEGITTKAILAERPGWQVFRDGCPNGESAADVGARADRIIGELRGINGSVLIFSSAHFLRVFAARWVGLPSEGGAHLVLDTTSISVLGYEHDLTEPVIRRWNEI, from the coding sequence ATGAGCAGCGCCTATCCCGAAGTCTATCTGGTACGCCACGGACAGACGGAGTGGAGCCTCTCCGGCAGGCATACCGGCCGGACCGATATTCCCCTGACCGCTGCTGGCGAAGAGGCCGCCCGCAAGCTCACCGGTCGCCTGCCCGCCATCGATTTCGCCGCCGTCTGGTCGAGCCCCTCGCAGCGCGCTCAGAATACCTGCGCGCTTGCCGGCTTCGGCGACCGCCGCGTCGTCAAGGACGATTTGGCGGAGTGGGATTATGGCGCCTATGAGGGCATCACCACGAAGGCGATCCTTGCCGAACGCCCCGGCTGGCAGGTCTTTCGCGACGGCTGCCCGAACGGCGAATCTGCCGCCGATGTCGGCGCCCGTGCCGACCGGATCATCGGCGAACTTCGCGGTATCAACGGCTCCGTCCTGATCTTCTCCAGCGCCCATTTCCTGCGCGTCTTCGCCGCCCGCTGGGTCGGCCTGCCGTCGGAAGGCGGCGCGCATCTGGTTCTCGATACCACGAGCATCAGCGTGCTTGGTTATGAGCACGACCTGACCGAGCCGGTCATCCGCCGCTGGAACGAAATCTGA
- a CDS encoding phytanoyl-CoA dioxygenase family protein, translating into MQPALKRDAHPTASAVTTQLKDIQKTLPLRVLSKDDWQHWITRGYVIVRQAVPAVNVERLVELLWRFDEKDPNDPSTWYAPQRREHKMKELNNTGMLEIYNHQYLWDNRMEKRIYDVFVDIWDREDLWVTIDRANLNPPKKVKGNPNGFIHWDVDTSIRPLPIGVQGVLSLKKQDGDVGGFQCVPELFEHFEEWEKTQPADRDPMHPDMIGLSVVNIDMEPGDLMIFNSLLAHGVRPNHSDNRVRMAQYISMHPAEYDNVAEREERIRLWKELDSPKRDAFPGDPREWEKHNAMTAKLTPLGEKLLGLKRW; encoded by the coding sequence ATGCAGCCTGCCTTGAAACGAGACGCGCACCCGACCGCATCAGCGGTCACGACGCAACTGAAGGATATCCAGAAGACATTGCCGCTGAGGGTGCTGTCGAAGGATGATTGGCAGCATTGGATCACCAGGGGTTATGTGATCGTGCGGCAGGCTGTGCCGGCTGTCAATGTCGAGCGGCTTGTCGAGCTTTTGTGGCGTTTTGACGAGAAGGATCCGAACGACCCTTCTACCTGGTATGCGCCGCAGCGGCGCGAGCACAAGATGAAGGAACTCAACAATACCGGCATGCTGGAGATCTACAATCACCAATACCTCTGGGACAACCGGATGGAAAAGCGGATCTATGATGTCTTCGTCGACATCTGGGATCGGGAGGATCTCTGGGTCACGATCGATCGCGCCAATCTCAATCCGCCGAAGAAGGTGAAGGGCAACCCAAATGGCTTCATTCATTGGGATGTCGACACCTCGATCCGTCCGCTGCCGATCGGCGTCCAGGGTGTTTTGAGCCTGAAGAAGCAGGATGGCGATGTCGGCGGATTCCAGTGCGTGCCGGAACTCTTCGAGCATTTCGAGGAATGGGAAAAGACGCAGCCGGCCGATCGCGATCCCATGCATCCCGACATGATAGGTCTCTCGGTCGTCAACATCGACATGGAGCCGGGCGACCTGATGATCTTCAACTCGCTGCTCGCCCACGGCGTCCGTCCCAACCATTCGGACAACCGCGTTCGCATGGCGCAGTATATCTCCATGCACCCGGCGGAATACGACAATGTCGCCGAGCGCGAGGAACGTATTCGTCTGTGGAAGGAACTGGATTCCCCGAAGCGCGACGCCTTTCCCGGCGATCCCCGTGAATGGGAAAAGCACAATGCCATGACGGCCAAATTGACGCCACTCGGTGAGAAGCTGCTGGGTCTCAAGCGCTGGTGA
- a CDS encoding helix-turn-helix domain-containing protein: protein MRPYLEVLPRSPEASWSMLNRRLDDCIPFQWHHHPEFELTLTLNSIGQRFIGDHSGDYDDGDLVLVGPNLPHSWVSRAKIEEEKPHIALVLWFNRDWLLQITGGAVEFRSIEAMLQRGDNGLRFSQTTSAAVRPAFETIFEKPPVERLLALFGILVRVAEDRQATPLASAPAQAPDLKESRERIDRVLTHMHLHYARAISLDELADIAALSVSGLHRMFRRHTGGTISDYLMRMRIGDACARLSSTDQAIHHISDAVGYLSLANFNRQFKALKGMTPREYRTMFLRR from the coding sequence ATGAGGCCCTATCTCGAAGTTTTGCCCCGTTCGCCGGAGGCATCCTGGAGCATGCTGAACCGCCGGCTTGACGACTGCATTCCGTTCCAATGGCACCACCATCCGGAATTCGAACTGACGCTGACGCTGAATTCCATCGGCCAGCGCTTCATCGGCGATCATAGTGGCGACTATGACGACGGCGATCTCGTTCTCGTCGGCCCCAACCTGCCGCACAGCTGGGTTTCGCGCGCCAAGATCGAAGAAGAAAAGCCGCATATCGCCTTGGTTCTCTGGTTCAATCGCGATTGGCTTTTGCAGATAACAGGCGGCGCCGTCGAATTCCGATCGATCGAAGCGATGCTGCAGCGTGGAGACAACGGCCTTCGCTTTTCGCAGACGACCTCGGCCGCCGTCCGCCCCGCCTTCGAAACCATTTTCGAAAAGCCGCCCGTCGAACGCCTTCTGGCTTTGTTCGGCATTCTGGTGAGGGTCGCGGAGGATCGGCAGGCGACGCCGCTCGCAAGCGCGCCGGCGCAAGCACCCGATCTGAAGGAAAGCCGCGAGCGCATCGACCGCGTGCTGACGCATATGCATCTTCACTATGCCCGCGCGATCAGCCTCGATGAACTGGCCGATATCGCGGCACTCAGCGTCTCCGGCCTGCACCGCATGTTTCGCCGCCATACCGGCGGAACGATATCGGACTATCTCATGCGCATGCGCATCGGCGACGCCTGCGCCCGCCTCTCCTCTACCGACCAGGCGATCCACCATATCAGCGATGCCGTCGGCTATCTCTCGCTTGCCAATTTCAACAGGCAGTTCAAGGCGCTGAAAGGCATGACACCGCGCGAATATCGGACGATGTTCCTCAGGCGGTAA
- a CDS encoding PLP-dependent aminotransferase family protein, producing the protein MTSVAQWPALDRSSGDLEGQVYRLMRDRILRGQMPAGQRVPSTRVMAVSFGVARSTVVNAYDRLKAEGYLHSTSGAATRVAAFPTTPLSGQAAPPPPNLPRVTEFKRGGLFEPGLPDVSTFPHAAWARCLGARGRSLRVHDLGYSDHGGIRELREAILEHVSATRGVVARPEQIVIVPSTGAAIGLLASVLLQPDHPGDIVWMEDPGYASAQAILRMAGASLVPVPCNAEGIDIAQGTGPSPRLIYVTPSHQYPTGVTMSLQRRLALLEFARANGAIVLEDDYDSEFQYASRPIAALQGIDHGEVVAYIGTFSKTLAPGLRVAYAVIPSRLLAATEAAQRLRGAVVPVHMQAALADFMREGRFRAHLRHMNGIYAERMAATVEALRRHCGDWLDVGEGAGGLQVASWFRDAGIDDQAAVQRINAEGFALRAMSSLYLGPSRSGLLFGIARMLPEAAGAAAARLASAIPSIKNGDD; encoded by the coding sequence ATGACATCGGTGGCGCAGTGGCCGGCACTGGACCGGTCTTCGGGCGATCTGGAGGGGCAAGTCTACCGCCTGATGCGCGATCGTATCCTGCGCGGACAGATGCCGGCAGGGCAGCGCGTGCCGTCGACGCGGGTAATGGCCGTCTCGTTCGGCGTTGCGCGCTCGACCGTGGTCAACGCCTATGATCGGCTCAAGGCGGAAGGCTATCTTCACTCGACATCTGGCGCGGCGACACGCGTCGCGGCATTCCCGACGACGCCATTATCGGGGCAGGCTGCACCACCGCCGCCAAATCTGCCGCGCGTCACGGAATTCAAAAGGGGAGGATTGTTCGAGCCGGGGTTGCCCGATGTCTCGACCTTCCCCCATGCCGCCTGGGCGCGCTGTCTCGGTGCTCGCGGCCGATCGCTGCGGGTGCATGATCTCGGCTACAGCGATCATGGCGGCATTCGCGAGTTGCGCGAGGCGATACTCGAACACGTCTCGGCGACGCGTGGCGTGGTCGCCCGGCCCGAGCAGATCGTGATCGTGCCGTCGACGGGTGCTGCAATCGGGCTGCTAGCGAGCGTGTTGCTTCAGCCCGATCATCCAGGCGACATCGTTTGGATGGAGGACCCGGGCTATGCCAGCGCGCAGGCGATCCTTCGGATGGCCGGGGCCAGCCTCGTGCCGGTGCCTTGCAATGCCGAGGGCATCGATATCGCGCAAGGGACCGGGCCATCGCCGCGTCTGATCTATGTCACGCCCTCGCATCAATATCCGACCGGCGTGACCATGAGCCTACAGCGTCGTCTTGCGTTGCTCGAATTCGCTCGCGCCAATGGCGCGATCGTGCTGGAAGACGACTATGACAGCGAGTTCCAATATGCGTCGCGCCCGATCGCCGCCCTGCAGGGCATCGATCACGGCGAAGTGGTCGCCTATATCGGCACCTTTTCGAAGACTCTCGCGCCCGGTCTACGCGTCGCTTACGCCGTCATTCCCTCGCGGCTTCTGGCGGCGACCGAAGCGGCCCAGCGGCTGAGAGGCGCCGTCGTGCCCGTTCATATGCAGGCGGCCTTGGCCGATTTCATGCGTGAGGGGCGGTTTCGTGCGCATTTGCGACATATGAACGGCATTTATGCGGAGCGCATGGCAGCAACCGTCGAGGCGCTTCGGCGCCATTGCGGCGATTGGCTCGATGTGGGCGAGGGGGCAGGCGGATTGCAAGTGGCGAGCTGGTTCCGGGATGCGGGCATCGATGACCAGGCGGCAGTGCAGAGGATCAACGCCGAGGGTTTTGCCTTGCGCGCCATGTCCTCCCTGTATCTCGGTCCGTCGCGGTCGGGCCTGCTCTTCGGCATCGCGCGCATGCTACCCGAGGCGGCGGGCGCGGCCGCGGCGAGGCTCGCCAGCGCAATACCATCGATCAAAAACGGCGATGATTAG
- a CDS encoding pyridoxamine 5'-phosphate oxidase family protein, with the protein MADHYPPDTGTYPTTERTRVRRSPKRGSHAHADVHAILDVSSLCHVGYVIDGAPYVTPTLHWREGDYVYWHGSSASRFLRAAEDMQVCLTCSIIDGYVLARSAFNHSVNYRSAMVFGTAHLVDDIEEKNDALRRLIEDLFPGRWDSLRSMTKQEVKATSVMRMKIEEASAKIRNGPPGDVDEADHPVWAGVLPIESRLVSPQPAPGLPDGMELPQSLADLIQSGRLR; encoded by the coding sequence ATGGCCGATCACTATCCGCCTGATACCGGCACCTACCCGACCACCGAGCGCACCCGCGTGCGGCGCAGCCCGAAGCGCGGCAGCCACGCCCATGCCGATGTGCACGCCATTCTGGATGTCTCCTCGCTCTGTCACGTCGGCTATGTCATCGACGGTGCGCCCTATGTGACGCCGACCCTGCACTGGCGCGAAGGCGATTACGTCTATTGGCACGGCTCGTCCGCCAGCCGCTTCCTGCGCGCTGCCGAAGACATGCAGGTGTGTCTGACCTGCAGCATCATCGACGGCTATGTGCTTGCCCGCTCGGCCTTCAACCATTCCGTCAACTATCGCTCGGCCATGGTTTTCGGCACGGCCCATCTCGTCGACGATATCGAGGAAAAAAACGATGCACTGCGCCGCCTGATCGAAGACCTGTTTCCCGGCCGCTGGGATAGCCTCAGATCGATGACCAAGCAGGAGGTCAAGGCGACTTCGGTCATGCGGATGAAAATCGAAGAGGCCTCTGCCAAGATCCGCAATGGGCCGCCGGGCGATGTGGACGAGGCGGATCATCCCGTCTGGGCTGGCGTCCTGCCCATCGAAAGCCGCCTGGTATCACCACAGCCCGCCCCTGGCCTGCCCGACGGAATGGAACTGCCACAATCCCTAGCAGACCTGATACAATCCGGCCGGCTTCGCTGA
- a CDS encoding GNAT family N-acetyltransferase gives MDLTNWKGVARPERITLEGRYTRIEPLDAARHGDDLLASARAPGAEDRFRYLFEDAPADRAAFSPWLEKAASSADPLFFATIDKRTGRAEGRQALMRIDNAHGVIEIGSILWGPAIARSRVTTETLYLFASYVFDTLGYRRFEWKCNSLNEPSKRAAERFGFVYEGIFRQHMVAKGQNRDTAWFAMIDADWPRLKAGYERWLSPENFDEAGQQKTKLTFG, from the coding sequence ATGGATCTGACGAATTGGAAGGGCGTCGCCCGCCCCGAGCGCATCACCCTTGAAGGTCGCTACACCCGGATTGAGCCGCTTGACGCGGCCCGTCATGGCGACGATCTCCTTGCCTCGGCCCGCGCACCCGGCGCGGAAGATCGCTTTCGCTATCTTTTCGAGGATGCGCCGGCCGATCGCGCCGCCTTTTCGCCCTGGCTCGAGAAAGCCGCATCCAGCGCCGATCCGCTCTTCTTCGCGACGATCGACAAGCGGACCGGACGCGCCGAGGGCCGGCAGGCATTGATGCGCATCGACAACGCGCATGGCGTCATCGAGATCGGCAGCATCCTGTGGGGACCTGCAATCGCCCGCAGCCGCGTGACGACCGAAACGCTCTATCTGTTTGCATCCTACGTCTTCGACACGCTCGGCTATCGCCGCTTCGAATGGAAGTGCAACAGCCTCAATGAACCTTCGAAGCGGGCAGCCGAACGCTTCGGCTTCGTTTACGAAGGCATTTTCCGACAGCACATGGTCGCCAAGGGCCAGAACCGCGACACCGCCTGGTTCGCCATGATCGATGCCGACTGGCCCCGCCTTAAGGCCGGCTACGAGCGCTGGCTGAGCCCGGAGAATTTCGACGAGGCTGGCCAGCAGAAGACGAAATTGACATTCGGCTAG